One window of the Zea mays cultivar B73 chromosome 3, Zm-B73-REFERENCE-NAM-5.0, whole genome shotgun sequence genome contains the following:
- the LOC103650497 gene encoding uncharacterized protein, producing MEDLGLWNQAWMWVLSQKHILAWAHTAACGSRERLAFLVDRHWPAVSRGCATSSRLTLAALRQWRGCMARGVLAVASLGPAAVFVILWSFFVCMTSPACALYALLSLGAAAAVVHYMGYTPGLLIVGLFGILIMWMYGYFWITGMLLVAGGCMCSLKHARYVTPVLTSYAIYCVAVRVGWLGVFLTFNLSFLTNDLLNKLAQGYEGSTEESQFEDMKDSDPVMDEFYRSCEFPSVPDSEPETVSSAKPYCSAPIQDVLHVQKEEPPSKIVKSDSSSSDEIKRIMDGSNHYEVLGVPRNRSIDQKALKKEYHRMVLLVHPDKNMGNPLACESFKKLQSAYEVLSDFTKKNSYDQQLRKEESQKMTPRSRAVSQQSGVEFLSEESRRIQCTKCGNFHIWICTKRSKTKARFCQGCDQFHQAKDGDGWVETRFSSSIKMEIPRAFVCAESKIFDVSEWATCQGMECKPNTHGPTFMVNMVGADRMPQRSYSSRYPFSLDAEMIPDDEFEMWLQQALASGVFADSPKRRKSWSPFKLPQKGIKSWRRSS from the exons ATGGAGGATTTGGGGCTGTGGAACCAGGCGTGGATGTGGGTGCTGTCCCAGAAGCACATCCTGGCGTGGGCGCACACGGCGGCGTGCGGCAGCAGGGAGCGCCTCGCCTTCTTGGTCGATCGCCACTGGCCGGCCGTGTCCCGGGGCTGCGCCACCTCCTCGCGCCTCACGCTCGCCGCACTGCGGCAATGGCGTGGGTGTATGGCGCGCGGGGTGCTGGCGGTGGCGAGCCTCGGCCCTGCCGCCGTCTTCGTCATCCTCTGGAGCTTCTTCGTGTGCATGACCTCGCCGGCGTGCGCCCTCTACGCGCTTCTTAGCCTG GGTGCTGCTGCTGCAGTTGTTCACTATATGGGCTATACACCTGGCCTTCTCATTGTTGGGCTGTTTGGCATATTGATTATGTGGATGTATGGCTACTTCTGGATTACAGGAATGCTTCTAGTTGCTGGAG GTTGTATGTGCTCTTTGAAACATGCTCGATATGTGACACCTGTTTTGACGTCATATGCTATTTATTGTGTGGCTGTTCGTGTTGGGTGGCTCGGAGTCTTCTTGACATTCAACCTTTCTTTCTTGACAAATGATCTTCTTAATAAGTTGGCGCAAGGATACGAAGGAAGCACTGAAGAAAGCCAGTTTGAAGACATGAAGGATTCTGATCCAGTTATGGATGAGTTCTATCGTAGTTGTGAATTCCCATCGGTTCCTGACAGTGAACCTGAGACCGTGTCTTCTGCGAAACCATACTGCTCAGCGCCCATCCAAGATGTGTTACATGTACAAAAAGAAGAACCTCCTAGTAAAATAGTGAAATCTGATTCTAGTTCATCGGATGAGATTAAGAGGATAATGGATGGTTCAAACCATTATGAAGTTTTGGGTGTGCCTCGTAATAGAAGCATTGACCAAAAGGCCCTGAAAAAAGAATATCACAGAATG GTCCTGCTTGTACATCCTGATAAAAATATGGGAAATCCATTGGCTTGTGAATCTTTCAAAAAGCTTCAGTCAGCTTATGAG GTCCTCTCTGATTTCACAAAGAAAAACAGCTATGATCAGCAACTGAGGAAAGAAGAATCACAGAAAATGACCCCAAGATCACGTGCTGTCTCGCAACAG AGTGGTGTAGAGTTTCTCTCAGAAGAGTCCAGACGCATACAGTGCACTAAGTGTGGTAATTTCCATATATGGATATGCACGAAGAGAAGCAAAACAAAAGCAAGATTCTGTCAG GGCTGCGATCAGTttcatcaagccaaggatggagatgGATGGGTTGAAACCAGATTTTCATCCTCCATCAAG ATGGAAATACCACGAGCCTTTGTTTGTGCCGAGAGCAAAATATTTGATGTGTCTGAGTGGGCTACCTGCCAG GGAATGGAGTGTAAGCCTAACACTCACGGTCCAACTTTTATGGTAAACATGGTCGGCGCAGATAGGATGCCTCAGAGATCCTACAGTTCCCGGTATCCCTTCAGCTTGGACGCAGAGATGATCCCCGACGATGAATTCGAGATGTGGCTTCAGCAGGCACTGGCGTCAGGCGTCTTCGCTGACAGCCCGAAGCGCAGGAAAAGCTGGAGCCCGTTCAAACTGCCTCAAAAGGGAATTAAAAGTTGGCGAAGGTCGTCATGA